The following proteins are co-located in the Nocardioides piscis genome:
- a CDS encoding metallopeptidase family protein has product MSQRTRSTRDRRGRGQRGPGIVPREPGVPERPTRRERFDRLVLAIVTEIDERWQRQLGLVEYAVEDTPLLPEDWGDETVPLSSLIRGTGGDPTRLVLFRRPIEHRCESRSELEAMVLTVIVEQVAELLDLPPEDVDPRYGT; this is encoded by the coding sequence GTGAGTCAGCGAACCCGATCGACGCGCGACCGGCGCGGTCGGGGCCAGCGCGGACCGGGGATCGTGCCGCGCGAGCCGGGTGTGCCGGAGCGGCCGACGCGGCGCGAGCGCTTCGACCGGCTCGTCCTGGCCATCGTCACCGAGATCGACGAGCGGTGGCAGCGTCAGCTCGGGCTGGTGGAATATGCCGTCGAGGACACTCCCCTGCTGCCCGAGGACTGGGGCGACGAGACAGTCCCGCTGTCCAGCCTCATCCGCGGCACGGGCGGTGACCCGACCCGGCTGGTGCTCTTCCGCCGCCCGATCGAGCACCGCTGCGAGTCCCGCTCGGAGCTCGAGGCGATGGTGCTGACCGTCATCGTGGAGCAGGTCGCCGAGCTGCTGGACCTGCCGCCCGAGGACGTCGACCCCCGCTACGGCACCTGA
- a CDS encoding DUF3499 domain-containing protein → MSLARRCSRTACGRSAVNTLTYVYAEQIAVLGPLATYAEPHAYDLCDAHSERLSAPRGWEVLRLASDKPARGPSSDDLLALADAVREAARPPEPPAPLHSTDDPQRGEKRGHLRVFSSD, encoded by the coding sequence GTGAGTCTCGCCCGTCGCTGTTCGCGCACTGCCTGCGGTCGCAGCGCCGTCAACACGCTGACCTATGTGTACGCCGAGCAGATCGCCGTCCTCGGCCCGCTGGCGACATACGCCGAACCCCACGCCTACGACCTCTGCGACGCGCACAGCGAGAGACTCTCCGCCCCCCGTGGCTGGGAGGTGCTGCGCCTGGCGTCCGACAAGCCCGCCCGCGGCCCGAGCTCCGACGACCTGCTTGCGCTCGCCGATGCAGTTCGAGAGGCTGCCCGTCCGCCTGAGCCTCCAGCGCCGCTGCACTCCACCGACGACCCGCAGCGCGGAGAGAAGCGGGGACACCTCCGGGTCTTCAGCTCGGACTGA